A segment of the Lolium perenne isolate Kyuss_39 chromosome 3, Kyuss_2.0, whole genome shotgun sequence genome:
TTCAATTTTTGAATAGACGGGTGCAGCTACATCCATGTTAGCTATTTCCGGCGACATTACTCTTCTTTATTTTCTTCTCCACTTGCCTACATAGCATGTTTCATTAATATTTACACTTCCTCGATATGTATAAATTTCAAGCTTTCACCAATAGGCTAAGATCGATGAAATTAATATTAGGCGTTTTCTTTTGTCCAACTAGCATTGTAATTATATGAAGATTTTAAAGAATTTCTTTGGTTTTAAATTATAACCAAAACTATTAATATTCTCTGTAAATGTTTCCCTTGATTATAGTATGAaataaaaaaatttaaaattaTGTAATCACATAGATCATCATGTCATCGGTGGATGTTAAACTTTTTGGAGTATGGTATATATTTTTTCTAACGTTTCTAAACAGGTATTTTGCTTGATTATGATGGTCCTTCAttggagtaactaattttttttgtcgtTTCATTTTTTTTGACTAAATTATTCATGTGGcattgcaactttacaaaaagttaTCTTCCATAGATTTTCATTTCTTACTCGGTTTTGTGCTTCGTGGATTGAATCATATGTTGGGCTCACATGGTTCCACCATTAGGCCATGCGACATATTTAAGTGGCTTAATGAACAAAACTATAACAAGATTAACTCAacttaaaataatatattttttTAGACGTGCGTTGCACGTGCACGCTTACTAGTATGGTGTAGTACACCAATGGCAATGACCCAACGGCTCCAACGTTGTTCAAAAAGAAAAAACGGCTCCAACGTAATTGGCTCTCTTTCCTTTCTTAGCTTTCCTTATATTCTCTCTTTCCATGTACATGCCACGGTGGAGCTTATATTTAACATGGAACCCGACCCTCCAAAGAGGCAGACGTTTTCCGTCAATAACTTACAGGATCCACATTCCACAAGCATcgcctgcgccgccgcctccgatgGATCCAGGCACGCTGCGCCGCAGGGTCCCTTCCGTcggtcaggaggaggaggtcttccagCAGGTCTCCACCAGGCTTCCATCCGACGCCGTGTCCACCTGGCGTCCCGAGCTGCGCAGCCTGCTCATCCACTCAGTGGTGTTGGCGGTGGTAATCCCTTCTTTGCACTCCTACTCCGGCGGCGAGCAGGTGCGATCCTGCTGGACATTGTCCCTGTTTGTCATCCTATACCTGTTTGGCTGCTCCGTCTCCTACTCCACCCCGCCTACGCCCTTAGCCAAGATGTTCTTCGCTCTCTCCTACATCGCCCTCCTAGCGTCCGTCGTGGGCACTTGGGTGAGTAGCGTGCTGGGCGTGGTGCTCATCTACTCAGACTCCATCCTAGCCGCAGGCCTCTTCGGCAGCGTACTTGCGCAGCACAGGGAGGGTAACGGCAGAGAGACTGCCGCCTTGGTTGCTTTCGCGAACGCCTCCCCTACCGGCATCTACCATAGGCAGGTTGGGATCTACCCCTTGTTAGCTATTTTTGCCTTGTTTGGTGCTATATGCTGGGTAATGCGCCCGGAAGGCGACTACGACGCCCTCGTCACCGCGATGAACCTATTCGCAGCCATTGCGTGCCTGGAATTCGTTCATACTGTTTGTGTCCTGGGGTGGTTAAATGGGGCTGTCTTTGGCATGGATAGCGCTCCTCCCGTAGTGTTTTTGTTTGCTGCCATAGGCATGCAGTTCCCTGTCTCGTATCTCCTCGGCGGCAAGCTCGTCGCGGCCAACGTCTTGTGGCTGTGTGTTCTTGCGGCGACCGCGTTCCACGGATACTACCTCAGGGTTCTTGACTCCTACGAGCAGCTCATGTACGCTAGGTTTGCGCGCGCTGTCAACTTGGCTGTTCAAATCTGTTGGTTTgcaaattatgcggtttattaatCGAACTTATTGTGCTGTGTGTAGGGATGCCAGGAAAATCAGGAACTCTGCAGCAGTCGCGCCTACCACATCGAACACTACAGCTACACCTATCTCTCCAGGAACTCCAGCTACAGCTTCATGCACCAAGGAGACGAACACTGATGGCTCGGCAGCAGCCGCGCCTACAACAGAGAGCACTCCAGCTACACCCACCTCTCCAGGAAGTCCAGACAAGGAGACGATCACTGAGTTCTTCGCTGCATGATTTACCACTGTCTGACGGTGCTAAAATATATGTAATAATAGCTTGCGGATGCAATTATTCTAAGAGATTGTGCTAGTACTACATGGTGTCCCTAGCATATCTTTACTACTAAAGCAGAATCTAAGGTGATAGTACGATCAGATGTTTAAATAGGCAAATTAAAGTTTTAGAAGAGGGACACAACTCCCATGTCTTGATTTACTTTATTTGATATCATCTTTCCAAAGCCTTTTGGCGATCTAGAAGAACAAGTCTATGAGGGATAAATTTTGAGAAATTCCAAATTTCAACACAATGAGAGGCTACTTTGTGATTAGTCTAATATACATGCAATCCTTACATATCAAAGTGTAGTTAAAAAAACATGTGCATTTTTACAACTATTAATATGTTAGTCCCAATAAATATAATAAAACTTATCAAGTATCATAAATAATAACATTAGAAACATCAAAATAATAGACATGTTTCGTATGAGCGTGCTACATAGAGCGGGATATATTCAAAAGCAAAAATGATATACTTACGAGCAGATCTGTACGGGATTTGTTTACGGGATTTGTTTACGAGCAAAAATGACTTCATGGTATCGATCATAGGTTTAGAATTCTTATTAGGGTGGGAGCGCTTGCCGTTATATGATCGCTCTGGTTGTGTAGATATGACAATGTTTTTAATGATAAGAATTGTTCGctcttgcaggttatctacagatgtacCGGTACTCTACGTTCGTGGTCTGCCCTACAGAAGGTGGCGAATCACGACCTGTTTATGGAGGTCTGTATAAAGTTGGAGGCTACGACGAGGAATACTTTTTCCCAACATGAGTGGCATCATAATCTATGGATCGGGTCACCAGTGATTTCATAGGCGATTGCACAGTTGTTCAATATTGATATGTGCAGCGCCTTTCTTATCTTTTTAGAGCTTGTGGACTATCAGATTTGGATGGTTGTGCATCATAGTTATACAGAGACCGGGTGTAATTACTTGTTTTGAGTAATAAAAGCGCTCATTATAAAAAAAACTGAGCAAGCTTAAAATCCGGACAACTTACCGGATGCAAATTTAGTTATTAGAAAGCTATAAATTTGGTGGTCAATCCAAAAAAGGGAAATTTCCATAGTTATTTCAGagcaattttttatttattttgtcaAGGCATAAAAATGCTTACTCTAATACTTATTGCATGTGCACACCTATTTATTTTTATAATGTGTTACCTTCTACCATTTTTCCCTAGGAGATTTTTTAAATAAGAattacttttatttacttttagggtcatatatatgtatgtAGGGTAATTTACATGTTAATGTATTGAGGgatgtgatgatgatgatgaatcagATGCAATAAttcacttctccaagtccttcaaatTTAAGCCTTCTTTGTGATTGTATGTACAATTAGATAACTATATTAAAATTCTAATTGACCTTGAATTTGTGTTGCGTTTTCTTATCCGTTAAGCAGCATGTAGTTCAAAAATATACTTAGCATGTAGTATTTCTTGGCAGTAAATTAAGCATGTCATTCCTTCTAAAAGTCCCATCAAATTGTCCATATTCTATTTTTAAGTTCCAGTTATTTTGTTGCAAACTATTATTTTGTTTCCCAATTCGTCATGTATATTGATCAGTTGGAGATGTTCAAAATTATTTAACTAAGTTCTCATGTATCTAAAAGTCATTCACATAAATGTGTTTCAAGTATTTTTTTTTTTAACTACTTATGTGTTCTGAAAACCACTAGCATGTGCGAGCTCGCACGGGTTCATGATTAGTGGAAGAAAACTAGGCGCTAAGTAGGTAAAACCTACAGCAAGGAAAAATGTGCTACATGATATAAACTGAATTATGTTGTTAAAAAATAGATATATGCCTGTCCATTTTTTTGACAACTTAACTGTCTTTGTTTATTGCTAATAAGTGTTACATGAACAGAGGAATAATCAAACTAGATGGATCATTAATCCATGAACATTGAGGTGATCCGATCCATAGCTAGCCTTGCAAGTTCACGGGCTACTGTATTTGCTTTTCAAAAAACATGGACAAATTGGTTCTTTAAAAACTCTCTACGTAGGTCATCAAATATAGCTACACCTATGCCATGACTCACGACGCTGTTCTTTGTAGTCTCGACTACCTCCAGGTTGTCCGATTCCATAATGAGATATGTATGTACATAGTCGAGGGTATGCCCATCGTCTAGAGGGTATGTCCATCGTCGTTTCTGCTTAAATTGGCTTGTCAACACGTACCACAATAAGATGATAGCTATGTCCGCTATTTTTTCTGTATGTATAGTTGAATATCAATTGCTCTCTCTGATACATAATAAGTGTCGAGGTTTTAGTTTATCATAgtttaattttaattttaaacTAAAAACACATCACTTATTATAAATCGGAGGGAGCATATATTAAAGGGTTTCTTACCGTGACACTACTCCACGCAGAAATTTGGACTATACCTTCGTGATTCTTTGAACCTCTAAGTCTAGCGACGTTGTTGCTTCTACACCACTAGAGGCACTTGACGGGCCGGCTACCATTTAGTTCTAGCAAACTTTTCGTTTTCTAACATGTGGGTCACACCTATATATCTTACTCATTGTGACCGTTATCCTTATAGGCAAGCCGCACCACATCAACAAAAGACGACGCGCATCCAAGGTTTGAGGATTCGAGGCCCCGTTCTTGTGCAACCTACCATTTTATAGATCCCCTTTGTTGGGTTTTATAGCAGAAAATAAAAATTCTTACGAAAAAAATACACGGCCAAGATCTATAATATGGAGATGCAAAGTAACGGAGGGATTCGGTGTTCATACCCTTGAAGACCGAAAAACTTAACGTTCACAATAAACATTTGTCGATAAAGTTGTACGTCGACGCCGACCTCAGGGTCGTGAAGAAGTCCAACGATGAATCGCTCCAAGTGTCGCGCTTCCACAGTTCTACGCACGTATGGTGTATAGACGCCCCCGGGCTCCAGTCCAGCgaagcagcggaagtagtagattcgGACCGGTGTTCCAGCAACACGACAATGAGCAGGTATTGGAGAATGCCTCAATCCTACGCAAGTTCGAAAACTTTGGGAACACACATGAGGGAGAGGAGATACTATACAACATATGTGACATTTTATGATGCTCATTTCGTCTGGAAATAGTCAAATTTTCACAATATGTGATTTTTTTGACTGAATCGTTATGGAATGAGCGTCATATAATATCACATCGTTCGTAGTGAGAGGAAGAGAGAACTCAATGGATGGATGAGGGGAACCCCTTGGGGCTCTTTATATAGGGGTAAGGGGGAGGAGAGGGGCACCAAGGGGCAGTTGCCGCCCCTCGCCTTGTGTTACCGccgccctagggttagggtttggccaCGCTCGGCTCCACTTGGGTCGGCGCCCCACCCTTCCCTTTGGTAGCCTGGCCGGACCCTCTTATTAGGCAGCCAAATGGTGGCCCAATTAGGAGTTccctatttttattttatatttaattATTCAATTCATATAATTAAATAATCAACATATATGTGAGTCTCCGAACAATTCATTGACACCCGAAATTTTTCCGAATCCTCTCCGGAACAATTCTGTTGTTCTCTTTCTGTTTTCATACAATACATAATCTATCTCAAAGCTTTGTAtacccttaagtgtgtcaccatacGGGTTCGGAATGCGTAGACATGATCGAGATATCTCTCCGATCAATGACCATCAAGGGGTTCTAGAAACCCATAATGGTCCTTGTGCAAACACGAATATGTATATCGTTTGAACCTCAATATCGAGTCACATTCCTTTTGGTACACGATACCTATTTTGTTCAAGAATTGATCTTTGGTATCCGTTATACCTACTTCGATCTTGTTACCGACAAACACGttcacgagggatcacctcgccaatgcccaCGTATTATAGACATGAGTTTCGGAAgatagcgacgatggagattccgggagcgagattggaacacgatatacccagcttcgggtcccctcggtggaggatccctacgtgctgctagcaatctagtatatgatcacaAGTATATTTACATggggccgccgtaggcggagctatgttgtctatctcctTTCCTCCTTAtatgggtgccctggctagctttatatatgcaaccagcctagggttttacaagagtcttaGTCGACCACTTCTTTCGGTTGCCTTCTTggaccttctccatattgggtcgggccaggtatactaataatgggtacccgaagggtatgcccatgacagtagcccccgagtgtctagggaagtcgaagacttgcgtagagactccaatcATAATCATCTCCAAaatcgaagaaatacaaggcgaggccaTTGATCCGAAAATATATCAGGTCAATGCCGTAGactatgtgtagcgtagatgatgtcaacgattttcgaagttatttttctatcgggtgcgcgaccagcgctcccgatgggagtagcctccgAGTCTGTGGGCAGGTGTTTATACCTGGGCATAGACTTAAGTTGTACTACTTgatgaagaacttgactatattGTTGGGAGCAGCACCTCTTTTTATTGACTCCTGCTACAGGACTTGATATAATTGTCGAGTCCTGTTGGAGGACTtgttgaaatccatgtgctcccgatgggagtaggctccacttgagtcgcagactcgagttgagtctacaaactttAATATATTTACTTTCAAGAAAAAACTGAAGGTCTAATCCGAAATGTTGGGTAACAACTTTGCTATCTTTATttgacatctatattgtacagggatattggtaaatgaggctggttcatctgatggatcaggtactagttaattgctcttgtggcaaatcggcataaacctacttcaagttcaagtcactggactcgaacctgggatactggcgtaattcaggACGTGCCGCTTTAGGACTTATCGAAAACTGAATTCCAGCTAAATTATCGGGTACCAACGCGTTCGCTGGGATTTTCTTCACATATGTTGATGTGGATAAAGTAGGAGAGCACATTCGGGTGCGATGCcatgccacacagaacggatcctgCGGTCTTACCTTCGCTACTTTTCTACAAGTCACGACATTCAGAGTTTTTACCACGGcagacgcgctctgagaatatattgtctagTGCATTTGTTCGGGTGATAGAACGATCCATTtttcgggttcttctatatttttctcgggaGTGATGAAATAGCCGAATGTATTGGGTTCTTCCATATTATCGTTAAGTACACCGTCGGTGCTCTCGATCGGAATAAATGACAAGTCAATGGACCTGAAGATTTTTCCACctctcttttttttctcttttttttttggttcctccttgaagaaaattttgTCGGGTTCATCCTTGAAGAAATTTTTGTCGAGTTCCTCCTTAATTAAAATTTCgttgagttcctcttgaagtATTTTTTGTCGATTTCCTCCTTGAAGAAATTTTTGTCGAGTTCCTCTTGAAGAAACTTttgtcgagttcctccttgaagaaatttttgtcgagttcctccttgaagaaaatttcatCGAGTTCCTCTTGAAGAAattttgttgagttcctcttgaagAAAGTTTTGTTCCTCCTTAAAGAAAATTTCGCCGGGTTCCTCCTTGGAGAAAACTTTTGTCGGGTTCCTTGTAGAATTTCCTATGCGcaattcttcttttgttgatctgATATGTAGAGTGAATTTATACAGCGCAACCCCCGAGGGTCGGGTgcggcgaaagtaaatgataatcaactttgtttAAATTAAATGtacacttagcttattgggtaCGACGGAGTCGACGGAGGTAGGTCGTGCAGCTGAgtcgatgaagtcttcgagtgcagcgaaaaagacgagccgaagtagaaaccaccgaATGGTAAAAGTGGATGccgccaaattgttgatgaagacatTGCCGATCTCCCGAGCGCTGATGGGGTGATGCCATAATTGTTGCTTAGATGCTGTGTCGCAGTTGTGACCCGGGGAGAAGTCATTGTCGAGACCCCGAGTGTTGCTGAAAACGTTGCGTCGAAGTAGTGGTCGCATGGAATATTATATTGTAGCTATACTTAGGGGCGAAGTCatggtcgagcccccgagtgttggcTCCATGGATATGTAACCTGTTTTTGACTTCCGCTAGAGAATTCGATAAAATTGTCGACCCCATTGAAGCTGAAGCCATTTGAATATCAAgccattgaagattacgccatgagAGATAAAGTACttgaagatgaatccaagatgaaatatttgagatgattccatattgaagattacaccattaaatatgaagcatatattgaagatgaatccgctgatatcatagaggatgaatccattgacccgaagaaaataaatccagtaataaccgtagaagatgaatccattgacccggaaacgcatTGGGTAGTATTGTATGAGAGTAAACCAGTAATCCCCATATAGATGAATCCGAATAAAATAAATTCActtataagatgaatccgacGAAAAAAATACAGtaagccgaagaagatgaatccactgagccggaggagataaatccactaagccgaagaaaataaattcacTGAGCCGGGGAAGATATATCCAGTGAgcggaagaagataaatccactgacCCAGATATGTTCATGAATTTATGGTCATTGTTGAAGTTTGGTCTGGTGATGCGGTCGGTGTCTTGGGCCGCAACGTTGGATGAGGTCGACGGAATCACAGCGATGAAGTCATGCGACACTTACCCGAAAGTGGTCGATGTAGCAGATACATATCGAAGGTGGCCgcgagaagacgaagaagaaacaCTTGGCTTTTTTTGTCGGCTGCGGCGAACACAATCGATGTAGTCGCG
Coding sequences within it:
- the LOC127345078 gene encoding uncharacterized protein, with amino-acid sequence MDPGTLRRRVPSVGQEEEVFQQVSTRLPSDAVSTWRPELRSLLIHSVVLAVVIPSLHSYSGGEQVRSCWTLSLFVILYLFGCSVSYSTPPTPLAKMFFALSYIALLASVVGTWVSSVLGVVLIYSDSILAAGLFGSVLAQHREGNGRETAALVAFANASPTGIYHRQVGIYPLLAIFALFGAICWVMRPEGDYDALVTAMNLFAAIACLEFVHTVCVLGWLNGAVFGMDSAPPVVFLFAAIGMQFPVSYLLGGKLVAANVLWLCVLAATAFHGYYLRVLDSYEQLMYARDARKIRNSAAVAPTTSNTTATPISPGTPATASCTKETNTDGSAAAAPTTESTPATPTSPGSPDKETITEFFAA